CATGCAATTGAAACTCACTTTTTAGACAAGCCTGGAGGGCGATTGCTACATGGAGAAGCCATTGCAGCAGGAATGGTGATGGAAGCATTCATGGCTTTCAAGAGAGAAATGATCGATTCTGAAACATTATCGCAAGTGGAGGAGTTTATGTTTACTGTCTACGGAAGAATAGTAATCCCTGATAGTGAGATTGTTGCTATTTTGGAACACACCAAGCAAGACAAAAAGAACAAGGGTAAGGAAGTTAGGTTCTCTTTGATCAATGGTAGAGGCTCCTGTGCGTTTGACATTACCTGCTCAATCGCAGAAATGAAAAAAGCAATTCATTATTATCAGGGTTAAATAATTCGACTTATAGGGGGTGATTCCATTAATTCTATTTATTTTTAGAATTGGTAGTCAACTTATTGGCAGTGTTTTACGTACGTAAATCGAAAACAACTCTAAACAACCCATATACATGAGAAAAATTATACCCTTATTCGTCTTGCTCATTGCAGGGCTTGCCAGCTGTAATTCTTTAAAATTGATGGTCGACAATGATTACAGCTACGACACAGATTTTACCACCTACAAAAGCTACAATTTCTTAGCTTGTGAAGTCGACACTTCAGACATTTGTACAGAGATTCAGGATGCTATTCGCCGACAAATGAAGGCTCGTGGTTATATCCTAACAGATGAAGCTCCAGGGCTTTTAGTAAGTTACAGTATCATAAGAGATAGGGTAGAATACAAAGGATATTTTCAACCCTCACTTGATAGATGGGTAAATAAATACGAATACGAAGATGTGTATAAAACGCAAAACTTCAACTTTGGAGGTGGAATGATATTGGTTTCGCTACTAGATGCGGAGTCAAGTAGGTTGATATGGAGAGGATATGCCTCTGGCGTTTTCAATGCACCCAAGAAAGTGAAAAAACCAGTAAATTATTATAGAAGTGTGGTCCGAACAATTTTTGACCAGTACCCATTATTTGCAGCCGGTGAAAAACCCCGCAGGTTAAATGACATGGATATCTAATTGAAAAGATATAAACTCTTAATTAGGTCTCAATTATGAATACTTGAGACCTTTTTTATGCCGTATATTTCAAAAACACATCTTCCATGGTTTGACCAGACTGTGTAAGTTCCGAAACTTTGGCGTCTAACTTTATTAAGCCTCTTGAAAGAATGACAACTCTATCACAAATGTTTTCAACCTCTTGCATGATATGAGTACTCAGCATTACTGTCTTATTTTCGCCAACGGTTTTTATTAGCTTTCTTATTTCAACAAGCTGGTTAGGGTCAAGCCCAGTAGTGGGTTCATCAAGAATAAGTACCTCTGGGTCATGGTAAATGGCATGAGCGAGGCCAACACGCTGACGATAGCCTTTCGACAATTGTCCTATTTTTTTGTGATGTTCTCTGTCAAGACCAACAAGCTCTATTACCTCTTGTGTCCGCTCTTTGTTTTCCACTCCATAGATACGAGCCATAAAAGCCAAAAACTCTTTGATATACATCTCCAAATATAATGGGTTGTGCTCTGGGAGATAACCAATTTTCTTTTTCACCTCCATCGACTGAGTTGCTACATCAAATCCACAAACACTAGCGTCTCCTTCTGTAGCACTTAGGTATCCTGTCAAAATCTTCATTGTTGTTGACTTTCCAGCTCCATTGGGTCCTAAAAAGCCAAGTATCTCGCCTTGCTTTACTTCAAAGCTTAAGCTATCAATGGCTTTTTGACTTCCATATGTTTTAGTGAGGTTATTAACAATTACCGACATAATATTCTACAGGTTACGTTGTAAAATTAACGACGAATTCTCAATTCCAACCTTTGATCAAAGAAAAGAATCAATACTTTAATGACAAAACTCCTCGTTTACATATTTTCTTTTGCCTCACTGCTGATTATTTCTTGTGAAAAATTAGATGTAAAAGCTAGTGCTGACATTAC
This portion of the Spirosomataceae bacterium TFI 002 genome encodes:
- a CDS encoding protein involved in gliding motility GldA, giving the protein MSVIVNNLTKTYGSQKAIDSLSFEVKQGEILGFLGPNGAGKSTTMKILTGYLSATEGDASVCGFDVATQSMEVKKKIGYLPEHNPLYLEMYIKEFLAFMARIYGVENKERTQEVIELVGLDREHHKKIGQLSKGYRQRVGLAHAIYHDPEVLILDEPTTGLDPNQLVEIRKLIKTVGENKTVMLSTHIMQEVENICDRVVILSRGLIKLDAKVSELTQSGQTMEDVFLKYTA